Proteins encoded together in one Streptomyces sp. TLI_171 window:
- a CDS encoding AAA family ATPase, with protein MTTETTSEVLRQHAEDAFAEELAALARHDDRPRPERWRLSPWAVATYLLGGELADGTVITPKYIGPRRVIEVAVTTLATDRALLLLGVPGTAKTWVSEHLAAAISGDSTLLVQGTAGTPEEAVRYGWNYAQLLAHGPSEDALVPSPLMRAMRNGQLARVEELTRIPADVQDSLITILSEKTLPVPELGSEVQAVRGFNVIATANDRDRGVNELSSALRRRFNTVVLPLPATLEEEVEIVSRRVGQLGRSLDLPELPGGAEEIRRVVTVFRELRAGLTADGRTKVKTPSGTLSTAEAISVVTNGLALATHFGDGVLRAGDVADGIVGAVVRDPVADRQVWREYVEGVVRDRDGWKDFYRAAREVSA; from the coding sequence ATGACCACCGAGACGACCAGCGAGGTCCTGCGGCAGCACGCCGAGGACGCCTTCGCCGAGGAGCTGGCCGCCCTCGCCCGGCACGACGACCGGCCCCGCCCGGAGCGCTGGCGGCTCTCGCCGTGGGCGGTCGCCACCTACCTGCTGGGCGGCGAGCTCGCCGACGGCACCGTGATCACCCCGAAGTACATCGGGCCGCGCCGGGTGATCGAGGTCGCCGTCACCACCCTGGCCACCGACCGGGCGCTGCTGCTGCTCGGCGTGCCCGGCACCGCCAAGACCTGGGTGTCCGAGCACCTGGCGGCCGCGATCTCCGGCGACTCCACCCTGCTGGTGCAGGGCACCGCGGGCACCCCCGAGGAGGCCGTCCGGTACGGCTGGAACTACGCCCAACTCCTCGCCCACGGCCCGAGCGAGGACGCCCTGGTGCCCTCCCCGCTGATGCGCGCGATGCGCAACGGGCAGCTCGCCCGGGTCGAGGAGCTCACCCGCATCCCGGCCGACGTGCAGGACAGCCTGATCACCATCCTGTCCGAGAAGACCCTGCCGGTGCCCGAGCTGGGCTCCGAGGTGCAGGCGGTGCGCGGGTTCAACGTGATCGCCACCGCCAACGACCGCGACCGCGGCGTCAACGAGCTCTCCTCCGCGCTGCGCCGCCGCTTCAACACGGTGGTGCTGCCGCTGCCGGCCACCCTGGAGGAGGAGGTGGAGATCGTCTCCCGCCGGGTCGGCCAGCTCGGCCGCTCCCTCGACCTGCCCGAACTCCCGGGCGGCGCCGAGGAGATCCGCCGCGTGGTCACCGTCTTCCGCGAGCTGCGGGCCGGCCTGACCGCCGACGGCCGGACGAAGGTGAAGACCCCCAGCGGCACCCTGTCCACCGCCGAGGCGATCTCGGTGGTCACCAACGGCCTCGCGCTGGCCACCCACTTCGGCGACGGCGTGCTCCGCGCGGGCGACGTCGCGGACGGCATCGTCGGCGCGGTGGTCCGCGACCCGGTCGCCGACCGGCAGGTGTGGCGGGAGTACGTGGAGGGCGTGGTCCGCGACCGCGACGGCTGGAAGGACTTCTACCGGGCCGCCCGGGAGGTCTCCGCGTGA
- a CDS encoding cobalamin B12-binding domain-containing protein has translation MVVSGPIRVVVAKPGLDGHDRGAKVIARALRDAGMEVIYTGLHQTPEQIVDTAIQEDADGIGLSILSGAHMTLCAKVIELLKERDAADIKVFCGGIIPDADITELKALGVADIFTPGTSTQDVVSWVEANLRAAG, from the coding sequence ATGGTGGTGTCGGGGCCGATCCGAGTGGTGGTCGCCAAGCCCGGGCTGGACGGGCACGACCGGGGGGCGAAGGTCATCGCGCGGGCGCTGCGCGACGCCGGCATGGAGGTCATCTACACCGGCCTCCACCAGACTCCCGAGCAGATCGTCGACACGGCGATCCAGGAGGACGCGGACGGCATCGGCCTGTCCATCCTGTCCGGCGCGCACATGACGCTGTGCGCCAAGGTGATCGAACTGCTCAAGGAGCGCGACGCCGCCGACATCAAGGTGTTCTGCGGCGGGATCATCCCGGACGCCGACATCACCGAGCTGAAGGCCCTCGGCGTCGCGGACATCTTCACCCCCGGCACCTCCACCCAGGACGTCGTCTCCTGGGTCGAGGCGAACCTCCGCGCGGCCGGCTGA
- a CDS encoding SWIM zinc finger family protein — protein sequence MCKGSGSTPYRTAVELGTPAYKCSCPSRKFPCKHALGLLLLWAGGPEAVTAAAEPPDWVSEWLNGRSQAVADRAAKQQAKAADADPEAARKRAEKRSARVAAGARDLRLRLADGVRRGLADPLPAGAWEEVAARMVDAQAPGLAGRVRALAERPQEELLEEYAMLHLLAGAYGRIDTLPEPLAATVRTRVGFTTDTAELLAGPTVRDRWQVLGSRDTADERLTTRRVWLRGAKTGRPALLLAFGRPGQAPDLALPVGRLLEADLAYHPGSRPLRAVLGTRYGNPEPGPVAPPAGLSPAEALAEYGAAVAEDPWLESWPTVLTAVVPVRTPDGWQLTDGRHTLPVRRGALPDPALWRLAAVSAGHPVTLFGECGHAGFTPVTAWDAEHRPVALG from the coding sequence CTGTGCAAGGGCAGCGGCAGCACCCCGTACCGGACGGCCGTCGAACTGGGCACGCCCGCGTACAAGTGCAGCTGCCCGAGCCGGAAGTTCCCGTGCAAGCACGCCCTCGGCCTGCTCCTGCTGTGGGCCGGCGGGCCGGAGGCCGTCACCGCCGCGGCCGAGCCGCCGGACTGGGTGTCCGAGTGGCTGAACGGCCGCAGCCAGGCCGTCGCCGACCGGGCCGCCAAGCAGCAGGCCAAGGCCGCCGACGCGGACCCGGAGGCGGCCAGGAAGCGGGCCGAGAAGCGCTCCGCCCGGGTCGCCGCCGGCGCCCGGGACCTGCGGCTGCGGCTCGCCGACGGGGTCCGCCGCGGCCTCGCCGACCCGCTGCCGGCCGGCGCCTGGGAAGAGGTCGCCGCCCGCATGGTCGACGCCCAGGCCCCCGGCCTGGCCGGCCGGGTCCGGGCGCTGGCGGAGCGCCCGCAGGAGGAACTGCTGGAGGAGTACGCGATGCTGCACCTGCTGGCCGGCGCCTACGGCCGGATCGACACCCTGCCGGAGCCGCTCGCCGCCACCGTCCGCACCAGGGTCGGCTTCACCACCGACACCGCCGAGCTGCTCGCCGGGCCCACCGTCCGGGACAGGTGGCAGGTGCTCGGCAGCCGCGACACCGCCGACGAGCGGCTCACCACCCGCCGGGTCTGGCTGCGCGGCGCGAAGACCGGCCGCCCGGCCCTGCTGCTGGCCTTCGGGCGGCCCGGCCAGGCCCCGGACCTGGCGCTGCCGGTCGGCCGGCTGCTGGAGGCCGACCTGGCCTACCACCCCGGGTCCCGCCCGCTGCGCGCCGTCCTCGGCACCCGGTACGGCAACCCCGAGCCGGGCCCGGTCGCCCCGCCCGCCGGCCTCTCCCCCGCCGAGGCGCTCGCCGAGTACGGCGCCGCCGTCGCCGAGGACCCGTGGCTGGAGAGCTGGCCGACCGTCCTCACCGCCGTGGTCCCGGTCCGCACGCCCGACGGCTGGCAGCTCACCGACGGCCGGCACACCCTGCCGGTGCGCCGCGGCGCGCTGCCCGACCCGGCGCTGTGGCGGCTGGCCGCGGTCTCCGCCGGACACCCCGTCACCCTGTTCGGCGAGTGCGGCCACGCCGGCTTCACCCCGGTCACCGCCTGGGACGCCGAGCACCGGCCCGTCGCCCTCGGCTGA
- a CDS encoding MerR family transcriptional regulator, protein MRIGELAAQAGISRDTARFYERTGLLTARRLPNGYRDFPPEAVPWLRYVRTAQALGFSLAEIARTGEELSAAPDAAERLSELFREKIALIDARMADLAALRAELAERAGTGCPLAPA, encoded by the coding sequence ATGCGCATCGGGGAACTCGCCGCACAGGCCGGCATCAGCCGCGACACCGCGCGGTTCTACGAGCGCACTGGGCTGCTCACCGCCCGCCGGCTGCCCAACGGCTACCGGGACTTCCCGCCCGAGGCGGTGCCCTGGCTGCGGTACGTCCGCACCGCGCAGGCGCTCGGCTTCTCGCTCGCCGAGATCGCCCGCACCGGCGAGGAGTTGAGCGCCGCGCCGGACGCCGCCGAACGGCTGTCCGAGCTGTTCCGGGAGAAGATCGCGCTGATCGACGCGCGGATGGCGGACCTCGCCGCGCTGCGCGCCGAACTGGCCGAGCGGGCCGGCACCGGGTGTCCGCTGGCCCCGGCCTGA
- a CDS encoding DUF5691 domain-containing protein, translating into MTAPVLAPADGWADLQSSALLGTDRRPLPEPRTPLAAAVDRTDPATALLDLAALTAVRRRAGALPGPAVETPAPAADDPRPVLPEPAARRLAVLLGTRGGHGSTANLAELLPQWLTAARAHGYRLPPALVPTLLDTARARSELRADAVTLAGPLGRWLAPHNPDWKYVTRTAADHDALHQPSELLWQEGLFAERVTHLTRLRRTDPAAGLALLVSTWATERAEDRVLFLDSLQDGLSLADQEFLEAALGDRSKNVRATAAELLSTLPGSALADRMAARARAAVRLDGDRLHVTPPTACDAAMQRDGIPVKSPTGRGERAWWLGEVLAAAPLSLWTSGTGLTPERLLALPTVDAADGGGAEWAEDLREAWARAAVRQQDVAWARALLGAPPRPGRDTRTPGAPAKLLAVLPAAERAAWTAAFVQTHGLGDAFQLLGACATPWTPPLSTAVVAALKRAAELGSYPWSHSGVLGMTERALAPETAPAVEALAADTSPDTAWADTFTRLAGTLRFRQAMLAELQP; encoded by the coding sequence ATGACCGCCCCCGTGCTCGCCCCCGCCGACGGCTGGGCCGACCTGCAGAGCAGCGCCCTGCTCGGCACCGACCGCCGGCCGCTGCCCGAGCCGCGGACGCCGCTCGCCGCGGCCGTCGACCGCACCGACCCGGCCACCGCGCTGCTCGACCTGGCCGCGCTCACCGCGGTCCGCCGCCGGGCCGGCGCGCTGCCCGGCCCCGCCGTGGAGACGCCCGCGCCCGCCGCCGACGACCCGCGGCCGGTACTGCCGGAGCCCGCCGCCCGCCGGCTGGCCGTGCTGCTCGGCACCCGCGGCGGCCACGGCAGCACCGCCAACCTCGCGGAACTCCTGCCGCAGTGGCTGACCGCCGCCCGCGCGCACGGCTACCGGCTGCCGCCGGCGCTGGTGCCGACGCTGCTGGACACCGCCCGGGCCCGCTCCGAACTGCGCGCCGACGCCGTCACGCTGGCCGGCCCGCTGGGCCGCTGGCTCGCCCCGCACAACCCGGACTGGAAGTACGTCACCCGCACCGCCGCGGACCACGACGCCCTCCACCAGCCGTCCGAACTGCTGTGGCAGGAGGGCCTGTTCGCGGAGCGGGTGACCCACCTGACCAGGCTGCGGCGGACCGACCCGGCGGCCGGGCTGGCCCTGCTGGTCTCCACCTGGGCCACCGAACGCGCCGAGGACCGGGTGCTGTTCCTGGACTCCCTCCAGGACGGGCTGTCGCTGGCCGACCAGGAGTTCCTGGAGGCGGCGCTCGGCGACCGCTCCAAGAACGTCCGGGCCACCGCCGCGGAACTGCTCTCCACGCTGCCCGGCTCCGCCCTCGCCGACCGGATGGCGGCCCGTGCCCGCGCCGCCGTCCGCCTCGACGGCGACCGGCTGCACGTCACCCCGCCCACCGCCTGCGACGCCGCCATGCAGCGCGACGGAATACCCGTCAAGTCGCCCACCGGGCGCGGCGAACGCGCCTGGTGGCTGGGCGAGGTGCTGGCCGCGGCGCCGCTCTCGCTGTGGACGTCCGGGACCGGCCTGACCCCCGAGCGGCTGCTCGCGCTGCCCACCGTCGACGCGGCCGACGGCGGCGGCGCCGAATGGGCCGAGGACCTGCGCGAGGCGTGGGCCCGGGCCGCGGTCCGCCAGCAGGACGTCGCCTGGGCCCGCGCCCTGCTCGGCGCCCCGCCGCGCCCCGGCCGCGACACCCGCACCCCGGGTGCGCCCGCCAAGCTGCTCGCGGTGCTGCCGGCCGCCGAACGCGCCGCCTGGACGGCCGCGTTCGTCCAGACCCACGGTCTCGGCGACGCCTTCCAGTTGCTCGGCGCCTGCGCCACCCCGTGGACGCCGCCGCTGTCCACCGCCGTGGTGGCCGCCCTCAAGCGGGCCGCCGAGCTCGGCTCCTACCCGTGGAGCCACAGCGGCGTCCTCGGCATGACCGAACGCGCGCTCGCCCCGGAGACCGCGCCCGCCGTCGAGGCGCTGGCCGCCGACACCTCCCCGGACACCGCCTGGGCCGACACCTTCACCCGGCTGGCGGGCACCCTGCGCTTCCGCCAGGCGATGCTCGCCGAACTGCAGCCCTGA
- the pcrA gene encoding DNA helicase PcrA, with amino-acid sequence MTSLFDDLPLPGFERPAVGSSRRPEAAQPLPTQWSEEAPPADEPYDDGVPFDPGYGAEEDIPDGLFATDHAAETERDAWYRNGSARTVVDPAQLLEGMNDPQREAVLHHGSPLLIVAGAGSGKTRVLTHRIAYLLAARDVQPGEILAITFTNKAAGEMRERVEALVGPRAKAMWVSTFHSACVRILRREAKLLGMNSSFSIYDSADSQRLMALCCRDLDLDPKQFPPKSFTAKVSNLKNELIDEETYADQAANPMEKKLAEAYFLYQRRLREANALDFDDIIMTTVNLLQAFPDVAEHYRRRFRHILVDEYQDTNHAQYTLVRELSGGSAAHAPRMTADGDFVNPADARLAQIAPAELCVVGDADQSIYAFRGATIRNILQFEEDYPNATTILLEQNYRSTQTILTAANSVIERNTNRRKKNLWTAGDQGEQVVGYVADDEHGEAQFIADEIDRLTDAGHARPGDVAIFYRTNAQSRVFEEVFIRVGLPYKVVGGVRFYERKEVKDVLAYLRVLSNPEDTVPLRRILNVPKRGIGERAEAMIDALSSRERISFAQALNRVDEAYGMAARSANAVKKFNELLAGLRQVVESGAGPAAVLEAVLEETGYLAELQASTDPQDETRVENLQELASVALEYEKDPGERPEGDEGPPVGSLADFLERVALVADSDQIPDDEDGAGVITMMTLHTAKGLEFPVVFLTGMEDGIFPHMRALNQVKELEEERRLAYVGLTRARQRLYLTRSVLRSAWGQPSYNPASRFLEEIPDTLIQWKRTGAAAVPASRGYSSSSGSSGGRGSGLSAAASPKAGWGKSARTMVDREVVALAVGDRVSHDSFGLGTVVATQGVGDKARATVDFGTAGRKELLLRYAPVEKL; translated from the coding sequence ATGACTAGCCTCTTCGATGACCTCCCGCTCCCCGGCTTCGAGCGTCCTGCCGTCGGGTCGAGCCGCCGCCCCGAGGCGGCGCAGCCGCTCCCGACGCAGTGGTCGGAGGAGGCCCCGCCCGCGGACGAACCGTACGACGACGGCGTGCCGTTCGACCCGGGGTACGGCGCCGAGGAGGACATCCCCGACGGGCTGTTCGCCACCGACCACGCCGCCGAGACCGAGCGGGACGCCTGGTACCGCAACGGCTCCGCCCGCACCGTGGTCGACCCGGCGCAGCTGCTGGAGGGCATGAACGACCCGCAGCGCGAGGCCGTGCTGCACCACGGCTCGCCGCTGCTGATCGTGGCCGGCGCCGGCTCCGGGAAGACCCGGGTGCTCACCCACCGGATCGCGTACCTGCTGGCCGCGCGGGACGTGCAGCCCGGCGAGATCCTGGCGATCACCTTCACCAACAAGGCCGCCGGCGAGATGCGCGAACGCGTCGAGGCGCTGGTCGGCCCGCGCGCCAAGGCGATGTGGGTGTCCACCTTCCACAGCGCGTGCGTGCGCATCCTGCGCCGCGAGGCCAAGCTGCTCGGGATGAACTCCAGCTTCTCGATCTACGACTCGGCGGACTCGCAGCGCCTGATGGCGCTCTGCTGCCGGGACCTGGACCTCGACCCGAAGCAGTTCCCGCCGAAGTCGTTCACCGCGAAGGTCAGCAACCTCAAGAACGAGCTGATCGACGAGGAGACCTACGCCGACCAGGCCGCCAACCCGATGGAGAAGAAGCTCGCCGAGGCGTACTTCCTCTACCAGCGGCGGCTGCGGGAGGCCAACGCCCTCGACTTCGACGACATCATCATGACCACCGTCAACCTGCTGCAGGCGTTCCCGGACGTCGCCGAGCACTACCGGCGCCGGTTCCGGCACATCCTGGTCGACGAGTACCAGGACACCAACCACGCCCAGTACACGCTGGTCCGCGAGCTGTCCGGCGGCTCCGCCGCGCACGCCCCGCGGATGACCGCGGACGGCGACTTCGTGAACCCGGCGGACGCCCGGCTGGCCCAGATCGCGCCCGCCGAGCTGTGCGTGGTCGGCGACGCCGACCAGTCGATCTACGCCTTCCGCGGGGCGACCATCCGCAACATCCTCCAGTTCGAGGAGGACTACCCGAACGCGACGACGATCCTGCTGGAGCAGAACTACCGCTCCACGCAGACCATCCTGACCGCCGCGAACTCGGTCATCGAGCGCAACACCAACCGCCGCAAGAAGAACCTGTGGACGGCCGGCGACCAGGGCGAGCAGGTGGTCGGCTACGTCGCCGACGACGAGCACGGCGAGGCCCAGTTCATCGCCGACGAGATCGACCGGCTCACCGACGCCGGCCACGCCCGCCCCGGCGACGTGGCGATCTTCTACCGCACCAACGCGCAGTCCCGGGTCTTCGAGGAGGTGTTCATCCGGGTCGGCCTGCCCTACAAGGTGGTCGGCGGCGTGCGCTTCTACGAGCGCAAGGAGGTCAAGGACGTCCTCGCCTACCTGCGGGTGCTCTCCAACCCGGAGGACACCGTGCCGCTGCGCCGGATCCTCAACGTGCCCAAGCGCGGCATCGGCGAGCGCGCCGAGGCCATGATCGACGCGCTGTCCTCCCGCGAGCGGATCTCCTTCGCGCAGGCGCTGAACCGGGTCGACGAGGCGTACGGCATGGCGGCGCGCTCGGCCAACGCGGTGAAGAAGTTCAACGAGCTGCTGGCGGGCCTGCGCCAGGTCGTCGAGTCCGGGGCCGGCCCGGCCGCGGTGCTGGAGGCGGTGCTGGAGGAGACCGGGTACCTCGCCGAACTCCAGGCCTCCACCGACCCGCAGGACGAGACCCGGGTGGAGAACCTGCAGGAGCTCGCCTCGGTCGCCCTCGAGTACGAGAAGGACCCGGGGGAGCGCCCCGAGGGCGACGAGGGCCCGCCGGTCGGCTCGCTCGCCGACTTCCTGGAGCGGGTCGCGCTGGTCGCGGACTCCGACCAGATCCCGGATGACGAGGACGGGGCCGGGGTGATCACGATGATGACCCTGCACACCGCCAAGGGCCTGGAGTTTCCGGTCGTCTTCCTCACCGGCATGGAGGACGGGATCTTCCCGCACATGCGGGCGCTCAACCAGGTCAAGGAACTGGAGGAGGAGCGGCGGCTCGCCTACGTCGGCCTCACCCGGGCCCGGCAGCGGCTCTACCTGACCCGCTCGGTGCTGCGCAGCGCCTGGGGCCAGCCCTCCTACAACCCGGCCTCGCGGTTCCTGGAGGAGATCCCCGACACCCTGATCCAGTGGAAGCGCACCGGCGCGGCGGCCGTCCCGGCCTCCCGCGGCTACTCGTCCTCCTCGGGCTCGTCCGGCGGTCGCGGCTCCGGGCTGTCGGCGGCCGCGTCGCCGAAGGCCGGCTGGGGCAAGTCGGCGCGCACCATGGTCGACCGGGAGGTGGTCGCGCTGGCGGTCGGCGACCGGGTCAGCCACGACAGCTTCGGCCTCGGCACGGTGGTCGCCACCCAGGGCGTCGGCGACAAGGCCCGCGCCACGGTCGACTTCGGCACCGCGGGCCGGAAGGAACTGCTGCTGCGCTACGCCCCCGTCGAGAAGCTGTAG